In Planctomycetota bacterium, the following are encoded in one genomic region:
- a CDS encoding 2-aminoethylphosphonate--pyruvate transaminase, producing MEGSSDRPLFTPGPLTTSRTVKQAMLRDLGSRDAEFLGVVARVRAALLEVGGAPAGEWACVPMQGSGTFGIESVLSTAVPRGGGLMVAVNGAYGRRMAGIGKRHGIATSVVEAPETQRIEAEAVDRALASAPEKPALLAVVHCETTTGLVNPIEAIAAAAHRHGVPCMIDSMSGFGALPVDCASMPGVSWVVSSSNKCVEGVPGLSFVLARRRDLEACEGRARTLSLDLWEQWRGLESDGQFRFTPPTHVILALGRALEELREEGGPPARLARYARVQKIVVEGLRGLGYRTLLPDELLSPIITSFLYPDRPGFSFNAFAGRLADMGYVIYPGKVSNAPCFRVGSIGRLRESDAAGLVRAVKTLG from the coding sequence ATGGAAGGATCATCCGACCGTCCGTTGTTCACGCCCGGGCCGCTGACCACCAGCCGCACCGTCAAGCAGGCGATGCTGCGCGACCTGGGGTCGCGCGATGCCGAGTTCCTGGGCGTGGTGGCGCGCGTCCGGGCGGCGTTGCTGGAGGTGGGCGGCGCACCCGCGGGCGAGTGGGCGTGCGTGCCGATGCAGGGCAGCGGGACGTTCGGGATCGAGAGCGTGCTCTCGACGGCGGTGCCCCGTGGCGGCGGGCTCATGGTCGCGGTGAACGGCGCGTACGGGCGCCGGATGGCGGGCATCGGCAAGCGCCACGGGATCGCGACGAGCGTGGTCGAAGCGCCCGAGACGCAGCGGATCGAGGCGGAGGCGGTGGACCGGGCGCTCGCGAGCGCGCCGGAGAAGCCGGCGCTCCTGGCGGTGGTGCACTGCGAGACGACGACCGGGCTTGTGAACCCGATCGAAGCGATCGCGGCGGCGGCGCACCGGCACGGCGTGCCCTGCATGATCGACTCGATGAGCGGGTTCGGCGCGCTGCCGGTGGATTGCGCGTCGATGCCCGGCGTGTCGTGGGTGGTGAGCTCGTCGAACAAATGCGTCGAGGGCGTGCCGGGGCTGAGTTTCGTGCTGGCGCGCCGGCGCGACCTGGAGGCGTGCGAGGGGCGGGCGCGGACGCTGAGCCTGGACCTGTGGGAACAGTGGCGCGGGCTGGAGAGCGACGGGCAGTTCCGCTTCACGCCCCCGACGCACGTGATCCTGGCGCTGGGTCGGGCGCTGGAGGAACTGCGCGAGGAGGGCGGGCCGCCGGCTCGCCTGGCGCGCTACGCGCGCGTGCAGAAGATCGTGGTGGAGGGCCTGCGCGGGCTGGGGTATCGCACGCTGCTGCCCGACGAACTGCTCAGCCCGATCATCACGAGCTTTTTGTACCCGGACCGCCCGGGGTTCTCGTTCAACGCGTTCGCGGGCAGGTTGGCCGACATGGGCTACGTGATCTACCCCGGCAAGGTGTCGAACGCGCCGTGCTTCCGCGTCGGCTCGATCGGGCGCCTGCGCGAGTCGGACGCCGCGGGCCTGGTGCGCGCCGTGAAGACGTTGGGGTAG
- a CDS encoding tail fiber domain-containing protein: MRSFSFLRASLLLVVAMLAGPIAGAQTFSNNTTCFISSGPPTGAPGCYSSNITVSGVPTIYNISVTLNGCDHTYAADLDILLVGPDGQTVMLMSDCGGPGDLVNTTLTFRDSGPLMPQNANIPSGAYRPTNYDLNDVLQPPAPPAPHGTQLDTWVGASADGTWRLWVYDDADADGGDINGWSISFNTALPSTPIRTGFTYQGLLRDASGTPLNSTVDMRFSLWSHPSTPIEANRIGSVLQVSALPVVNGDVQVSLDFGTNIYSGAAKWLQVEVADAGSGNFDVLSPRQPITISPAAGTAFRLVDPVFPDEPGVFSTGLGFVSIGDYVQPSSNIKLVVGGNAGKPGGGSWAVLSDRRLKHDIAPLSSSLDRLLQLRGVSFLYTPDVASRERPGRRVGFVAQEVEPIFPDWVDTGPDGIKTVTFRGFEAITVEALRDLRAESDAAVNAAHAEIEALRQQVAARDERLQALERRLAELEARLKPQTGAEQP, from the coding sequence ATGCGATCGTTCTCGTTCCTGCGCGCGTCCTTGCTGCTCGTGGTCGCCATGCTCGCCGGCCCGATCGCGGGCGCGCAGACGTTCTCCAACAACACCACCTGCTTCATCAGCTCCGGCCCCCCCACCGGCGCACCGGGCTGCTACTCGAGCAACATCACCGTCTCGGGCGTCCCCACCATCTACAACATCTCCGTGACGCTCAACGGCTGCGACCACACCTACGCCGCCGATCTTGACATCCTCCTCGTCGGGCCCGACGGCCAGACCGTCATGCTCATGTCCGACTGCGGCGGGCCGGGCGACCTCGTCAACACCACCCTCACCTTCCGCGACAGCGGCCCGCTCATGCCGCAGAACGCAAACATCCCGTCGGGCGCGTACCGCCCCACCAACTACGACCTGAACGACGTCCTTCAACCCCCCGCACCCCCCGCCCCGCACGGCACGCAGCTCGATACCTGGGTCGGCGCGAGCGCCGACGGCACCTGGCGGCTGTGGGTCTACGACGACGCCGACGCCGACGGCGGTGACATCAACGGCTGGTCCATCTCCTTCAACACCGCCCTGCCCTCGACGCCCATCCGCACCGGGTTCACCTATCAGGGCCTGCTCCGCGACGCCTCGGGCACGCCCCTCAACTCCACCGTCGACATGCGCTTCTCGCTCTGGTCCCACCCCAGCACACCGATCGAAGCCAACCGCATCGGCAGCGTCCTCCAGGTCTCCGCCTTGCCGGTCGTGAACGGCGACGTCCAGGTCTCGCTCGACTTCGGCACCAACATCTACTCCGGCGCCGCCAAGTGGCTCCAGGTCGAGGTCGCCGACGCCGGCTCGGGCAACTTCGACGTCCTGTCACCCCGCCAGCCCATCACCATTTCGCCCGCCGCCGGAACCGCCTTCCGTCTCGTCGATCCCGTATTCCCGGATGAGCCGGGCGTCTTCTCGACGGGCCTGGGGTTCGTCTCGATCGGCGATTACGTTCAGCCGTCATCGAACATCAAGCTCGTCGTCGGCGGGAACGCCGGCAAGCCGGGCGGGGGTTCGTGGGCCGTCCTCTCCGACCGGCGCCTCAAGCACGACATCGCCCCGCTCTCCTCAAGCCTGGACCGCCTGCTCCAACTCCGCGGCGTGTCGTTCCTGTACACGCCCGACGTCGCGTCGCGCGAGCGACCCGGCCGGCGCGTCGGCTTCGTGGCGCAGGAGGTCGAGCCCATCTTCCCCGACTGGGTCGACACGGGGCCCGACGGGATAAAGACCGTGACGTTCCGAGGCTTCGAGGCGATCACCGTCGAGGCCCTGCGCGACCTGCGCGCCGAGTCCGACGCCGCCGTCAACGCCGCGCACGCGGAGATCGAGGCGCTCCGCCAGCAAGTCGCCGCACGCGATGAGCGTCTGCAGGCCCTGGAACGCCGGCTCGCAGAACTCGAGGCGCGCCTGAAGCCCCAGACCGGCGCCGAACAGCCCTGA
- a CDS encoding GDSL-type esterase/lipase family protein codes for MKRRCMTCWTGVIAIASIGGCRSGGAESPQSGDRAAGGEAPAATASAEAWYEPEIRAFEAADRATPPVPGRVVFVGSSSIRMWRTLAADMEPVPVVNRGFGGSKTGEVLEVFDRVVTPQRPAVIVYYCGDNDLGTDNTDSEAAAAGFIEFDRRARRAWPRVRVLYIAIKPSLARWENWGAMGRANDLVRAYCARTPGAEFLDIATPMLGADGRPEPSLFESDGLHVNAKGYEVWTGVVRPRVLAAWREVGAR; via the coding sequence ATGAAGCGACGATGCATGACGTGTTGGACCGGCGTTATCGCCATCGCGAGCATCGGCGGGTGCCGAAGCGGCGGGGCCGAGTCGCCGCAGTCCGGTGATCGCGCGGCGGGCGGCGAGGCGCCAGCCGCGACCGCGTCGGCCGAGGCGTGGTACGAGCCGGAGATCCGGGCGTTCGAGGCGGCGGACCGGGCGACGCCGCCGGTGCCGGGGCGGGTGGTGTTCGTCGGCAGTTCGAGCATCCGGATGTGGCGGACGCTGGCGGCGGACATGGAGCCCGTGCCGGTGGTGAACCGCGGGTTCGGGGGTTCGAAGACCGGCGAGGTGCTGGAAGTGTTCGACCGCGTGGTGACGCCTCAGCGGCCCGCGGTGATCGTGTACTACTGCGGCGACAACGACCTGGGCACGGACAACACGGACAGCGAGGCGGCGGCGGCGGGGTTCATCGAGTTTGACCGGCGGGCGCGCCGGGCCTGGCCCCGGGTGCGGGTGCTGTACATCGCGATCAAGCCGAGCCTGGCGCGATGGGAGAACTGGGGGGCGATGGGCCGCGCGAACGACCTTGTGCGCGCATACTGCGCGCGGACCCCCGGCGCCGAGTTCCTGGACATCGCGACGCCGATGCTCGGCGCCGACGGGCGGCCCGAGCCATCGCTCTTCGAGTCCGACGGGCTGCACGTCAACGCGAAGGGCTATGAGGTGTGGACGGGCGTGGTGCGGCCTCGGGTGCTGGCGGCGTGGCGCGAGGTGGGCGCGCGGTAA
- a CDS encoding sigma-70 family RNA polymerase sigma factor, translating to MDARAWEQLLAMANPSLLLIAIDRRIGPALAARVSPDDVLQETLLIAWNDRARFTRGGPRAFREWLLTIAEHRIMGLADHFGAAKRGGGAGGVSLIESHDQAANTPASATPSRIAWHRERADALRLAFDALDEELREIVMLRIVEQRTLDEIAAHLGLSQSLVRRRLRRGAELLRYSLTGVLGSKTSTSS from the coding sequence ATGGACGCGCGCGCGTGGGAGCAACTGCTCGCGATGGCGAACCCGTCGCTGTTGCTCATCGCGATCGATCGGCGGATCGGCCCCGCGCTCGCGGCTCGCGTGTCCCCCGACGACGTCCTGCAGGAGACGCTGCTCATCGCGTGGAATGATCGAGCCCGATTCACCCGCGGCGGGCCGCGGGCATTTCGCGAGTGGCTCCTCACAATCGCCGAACACCGCATCATGGGCCTGGCCGATCATTTCGGCGCCGCGAAGCGTGGCGGCGGTGCGGGCGGGGTGTCGCTCATCGAGTCGCACGATCAGGCCGCGAACACCCCCGCCTCCGCCACGCCCAGCCGCATCGCGTGGCACCGCGAGCGGGCCGACGCGCTGCGCCTCGCCTTCGACGCGCTCGACGAGGAACTCCGGGAGATCGTGATGCTGCGCATCGTCGAGCAGCGCACGCTCGACGAGATCGCGGCCCACCTCGGCCTCAGCCAGTCGCTGGTCCGCCGGCGGCTGCGGCGCGGCGCCGAACTCTTGCGGTACAGCCTCACGGGCGTGCTCGGCTCAAAGACCTC
- a CDS encoding redoxin family protein, giving the protein MTRSTARLALLALLSLSAGALHPRPAQPEVPPGPAADPGERLERLAREDDPDALGVGRIAPDLTLSLLSGERRTLSSLLEGKKGLVIAATSVGCPVSSKYAPRLAALERQFASRAVPVVLLNTVPIESLDDVRGQIRDASFKGPYATDRDLSIARALGARTTAEVFLLDPARRVVYRGAVDDQYAIGAARNAPKRAFLKDAVDALLAGRDPKVRATWAPGCLLEIPPAPGAVNRPAPNPAPEEGYRPAPAPQDVPTYFGRVADIIARNCVECHRMGGVGAFPLDSFPALHARAAMVEAVVRDRLMPPSHGVSTPPGEDSPFAHTRALSVRDRADLLAWLRAGRPAGPPRDLPRTPPAPTTWRIGPPDVLLVTPAAPLPAEGPLLHARRVMVLDADIDHRVGAFELRPVERDSIHHALVWLIPPGGRVPAPDDMPASPQFLGSYGVGDGLVEYPPGAARAIPAGSLLVIDLYARPMGRPMQASLRLAFREAPAPASREVRTLVLAAPEIDLPPGAPDITSRAQTTLERETTVLALWPVMRWRGRALTLRALLPDGQDRTLLDLPAYDARWQIRYALREPLTLPAGTSLTLEGVFDNSASNPSNPEPADHVRLGASAASEALVVAIETLE; this is encoded by the coding sequence ATGACCCGATCCACCGCCCGGCTGGCGCTCCTCGCGCTGCTCTCCCTTTCCGCCGGCGCCCTGCACCCGCGCCCCGCGCAGCCCGAAGTTCCGCCCGGCCCCGCCGCCGACCCGGGCGAACGCCTCGAACGCCTCGCGCGCGAGGACGACCCCGACGCGCTCGGCGTCGGGCGCATCGCCCCGGACCTCACGCTCTCGCTGCTCTCGGGAGAGCGCCGCACGCTGTCATCGCTCCTCGAGGGCAAGAAGGGCCTCGTCATCGCCGCGACCAGCGTGGGCTGCCCGGTGTCGTCGAAGTACGCCCCGCGCCTGGCGGCCCTCGAACGCCAGTTCGCCTCGCGCGCCGTGCCCGTTGTGCTGCTCAACACCGTCCCGATCGAATCGCTGGACGACGTCCGCGGGCAGATCCGCGACGCCTCGTTCAAGGGGCCCTACGCCACCGACCGCGATCTCAGCATCGCCCGCGCGCTGGGCGCCCGCACCACCGCGGAGGTCTTCCTGCTCGATCCCGCGCGGCGCGTCGTCTACCGCGGCGCGGTCGACGACCAGTACGCGATCGGGGCCGCCCGCAACGCCCCCAAGCGCGCGTTCCTCAAGGACGCGGTCGACGCGCTGCTCGCCGGGCGCGATCCCAAGGTCCGCGCCACCTGGGCACCGGGCTGCCTGCTGGAGATCCCGCCCGCGCCGGGCGCGGTGAACCGCCCCGCGCCGAACCCCGCGCCCGAGGAAGGGTACCGCCCCGCGCCGGCACCGCAGGACGTGCCGACCTACTTCGGGCGCGTCGCCGACATCATCGCGCGCAACTGCGTCGAATGTCATCGCATGGGGGGCGTGGGCGCGTTCCCGCTCGACTCCTTCCCCGCGCTGCACGCCCGGGCCGCGATGGTCGAGGCCGTCGTGCGCGACCGCCTCATGCCGCCCTCGCACGGCGTGTCGACGCCGCCGGGCGAAGACTCGCCGTTCGCGCACACGCGCGCGTTGTCCGTGCGTGATCGCGCCGACCTGCTGGCCTGGCTCCGCGCAGGCCGCCCCGCCGGCCCGCCGCGTGATCTACCCCGCACCCCGCCCGCCCCCACCACCTGGCGCATCGGCCCGCCGGATGTCCTGCTGGTGACCCCGGCCGCCCCGCTCCCGGCGGAGGGCCCGCTCCTGCACGCGCGGCGGGTCATGGTCCTCGACGCCGACATAGACCACCGCGTCGGGGCGTTCGAACTGCGCCCGGTCGAGCGCGACAGCATCCACCACGCCCTCGTCTGGCTTATCCCACCCGGCGGACGCGTGCCCGCGCCCGACGACATGCCCGCTTCGCCCCAGTTCCTGGGGTCCTACGGCGTGGGGGACGGGCTCGTGGAGTACCCGCCCGGCGCGGCACGCGCCATCCCCGCGGGGTCGCTGCTCGTCATCGACCTCTACGCGCGCCCCATGGGCCGCCCTATGCAGGCCAGCCTGCGCCTCGCCTTCCGCGAGGCCCCGGCGCCGGCCTCGCGCGAGGTCCGCACGCTCGTGCTGGCGGCCCCCGAGATCGACCTGCCGCCGGGCGCGCCCGACATCACCTCGCGCGCACAGACAACGCTCGAACGCGAAACCACTGTCCTCGCCTTGTGGCCCGTGATGCGCTGGCGGGGACGCGCGCTCACGCTTCGCGCGTTGCTCCCCGACGGGCAGGATCGCACGCTCCTGGACCTTCCCGCGTACGACGCGCGCTGGCAGATCCGTTACGCGCTGCGCGAGCCGCTGACGCTGCCGGCGGGCACAAGCCTGACGCTCGAGGGCGTCTTCGACAACTCGGCGTCCAACCCCTCGAACCCCGAGCCCGCCGACCACGTGCGGCTCGGCGCCAGCGCGGCGAGCGAGGCGCTCGTGGTCGCCATCGAAACCCTGGAGTGA